The DNA segment CGGACGGTGTCCTCGGCGCGCAGGCGCAGCGCCCCGCCGACCGTGGTCAGCAGTTCGCGCTCGGCGGTGTTGTAGGCACCGTCCGCGAGGGCGATCCGGGCGCCCTGGAGCAGAATCGATTCACGCCCGGTGGGGGCGAGGTGCGGGGCGAGCGGTTCCAGCGCCTCGTGGAGTTCGATGGCGAGGGCCGCGCCGCACGCCTCGGCCGCGGGGTCGAATGCGGAGCCGTGGCCGATGTCGGCGGAGAGCACCTCGACGACGGTGGTGAGCTGTTCGGCCGTGCACTCCTCGAACCCGGCGCCGCGCACCGTCTCGACGGCGGTCTCCAGCACCGTACGGGAGGTGCTGCCGCCGGCCGCGAGGACGCCGAGGGCCACGGTGTGCACGGCGTCCCTGAGCATGGCGGAGAACCGGGTGGTGGTGGGGTGGTCGAGCGCCTCGGGCTCGAAGTGCCGGTCGCAGGCCGCGCAGGCGACGACCGGGCCCGTGGTGCCGCGCCGCAGCAGCGGCACGCCGAGCACGGCGAAGCGGCGCCGTCCGGTGAGGCGGCGGTAGTTGCGGTCACCGCCGCATCCGGGGCAGAAGAACTCCCCGTCGCCCACGGTGTCCCACAGCGTACGGATGCCGCAGATACGCAGCTTCATGGCGCGTTGTCCCAGGGCTGACCGCACGTCGCACACCTCCGTAACACTCCGGCAACACTGCCGTGTCGACGTGATGTTAACCACATCCACCTGGCGCCGTCAGCACCCCGCCCGTCACAACCGGCCGGAGATGGCCGAACCCCGCCCCCCTGGAACGGGTGGGCGGGGCTCACCGGCCCGCGTCTTCGGGCCCTCGGGCCGCTGGTTCAGCGGGTGGCGCGGTTGACCGCGGAGACGACGGC comes from the Streptomyces sp. NBC_00525 genome and includes:
- a CDS encoding TerB family tellurite resistance protein, with translation MKLRICGIRTLWDTVGDGEFFCPGCGGDRNYRRLTGRRRFAVLGVPLLRRGTTGPVVACAACDRHFEPEALDHPTTTRFSAMLRDAVHTVALGVLAAGGSTSRTVLETAVETVRGAGFEECTAEQLTTVVEVLSADIGHGSAFDPAAEACGAALAIELHEALEPLAPHLAPTGRESILLQGARIALADGAYNTAERELLTTVGGALRLRAEDTVRLLDAAARTPS